Proteins encoded by one window of Grus americana isolate bGruAme1 chromosome 7, bGruAme1.mat, whole genome shotgun sequence:
- the KCNK18 gene encoding potassium channel subfamily K member 18 → MASTSQPLRGKRACKKIFWAVFPHACFILSLVIYAFLGALMFSHIEGNRKVNLSEEYRKFLQNLWYISRNLSDNMTENEEIFKEEIHELLNRAERDWFVNPKDIWTFFGSLFFCCTVFTTVGYGNTYPVTRVGKYLCMLYALFGIPLMFLVLTDMGDILATLLSKSYNEFRKLQSKILASKLCSGSTCNKGDELKSRAQSKVAINEPLTIMEVLKSQPGLKRKPIKYRNAEIFEMLIDREKEHTKQARNKSIERWSSCPELARGKTMSRVIENFDKIGKQLEKLDVPIVLMVLVIFVYISCAAAILPNWETRLDFQEAFYFCFITLTTIGFGDTQLEHPKFFLFFSLYIIIGMEIVFIAFKLGQDRLIGLYKKVISFCGEKKIPSKKVYPK, encoded by the exons ATGGCATCAACATCACAGCCTCTGCGAGGTAAAAGggcatgtaaaaaaatattttgggcaGTGTTTCCACATGCCTGCTTCATTCTGTCTCTTGTGATCTATGCTTTTCTTGGGGCTCTCATGTTTTCCCACATTGAAGGTAACCGGAAGGTCAATTTAAGTGAAGAATATAGAAAATTTCTGCAGAATCTGTGGTACATCTCCAGAAATTTATCAG ATAACATGACAGAAAATGAGGAgatatttaaggaagaaatccATGAACTGCTCAACAGAGCTGAACGAGACTGGTTTGTCAATCCAAAAGATATCTGGACTTTCTTTGggtctctctttttctgctgcacAGTATTCACAACTGTGG GTTATGGTAATACCTATCCTGTGACACGGGTTGGAAAATATCTCTGTATGCTCTATGCTTTATTTGGCATCCCTCTGATGTTCTTGGTCCTGACAGACATGGGAGACATCCTTGCGACTCTCTTATCCAAGTCTTACAATGAATTCAGAAAACTACAGTCAAAAATTCTAGCCTCTAAACTCTGTTCTGGATCCACATGTAACAAAGGGGATGAACTGAAATCCAGAGCACAGTCTAAAGTTGCCATCAATGAGCCCTTGACTATTATGGAAGTTCTGAAAAGTCAGCCAGGTCTTAAAAGGAAGCCAATCAAATACCGCAATGCCgaaatttttgaaatgttaattgacagagaaaaggaacatacgaaacaagcaagaaataaaagcattgagAGATGGAGTTCATGTCCTGAACTAGCCAGGGGAAAGACAATGTCCAGAGTAATTGAGAATTTTGACAAAATTGGGAAACAGTTAGAAAAATTAGATGTGCCCATTGTATTAATGGTGCTAGTTATCTTTGTGTACATCTCCTGTGCAGCTGCTATTCTTCCAAACTGGGAAACCAGGCTGGATTTTCAGGaagccttttatttctgctttatcaCCTTGACAACTATTGGATTTGGAGATACACAACTGGAACATCCcaagtttttcttgtttttttccctctatatTATTATTGGCATGGAAATTGTCTTCATTGCATTTAAGCTGGGCCAAGACCGCTTAATTGGTTTGTATAAAAAGGTTATTTCATtttgtggggagaaaaagataCCATCAAAGAAGG